A single region of the Mycoplasma mycoides subsp. mycoides SC str. PG1 genome encodes:
- a CDS encoding IS1634-like element IS1634 family transposase, translated as MSIGVPRPDNKGFVYRLGYGYLHELKQYHDDPLAIIKAIIANFPLSWTKEQARTKLDEIFKEKKETKKEVLERFKGYEVVEKLFDYFNIFNDCSPTKSTTLKDVVLQLIYQRIKNPISVFNTYKTAKKEKIDTHSKNSFYRSLDYIAKNKDEILRNLNAKICANTNRKIDVLWFDATTTYFETFSREGYKKPGYSKDGKFKEDQIVIGMATDENGIPLHYKIFPGNVADPNTLIPFMLEIADIYEVNSVTIIADKGMSVNRNIRFLESKNWKYIISYRMKAGSKQFKEYILDEKDYINDGGLIYKTRDIASSYNKKRINGHFRRQIISFSQKRATKDKNDRGILIQNFTKKMNKDNLVSCDDLAGSKKYRFFKPINKGAFYELDIEKIQEDQKYDGYYVYETNRTDLSVKEVINLYSKQWQIESNFKTLKGKLSLRPMYLSTWNHIVGYICLCFISLVFLNYIIYILNSKLGLTGKSKITEHKVINVIKEVKEIEVFVNKQKIETIQVYNDELQESWQTYQILLELLTKEKVT; from the coding sequence TTATCAATTGGAGTGCCAAGACCAGATAACAAAGGTTTTGTATATAGATTGGGATATGGATATTTGCATGAATTAAAACAATATCACGATGATCCGCTAGCAATTATCAAAGCAATTATTGCAAACTTTCCATTGTCTTGAACAAAAGAACAAGCAAGAACTAAATTAGATGAAATTTTTAAAGAGAAAAAAGAAACCAAAAAAGAAGTTTTAGAAAGGTTTAAAGGTTACGAAGTAGTTGAAAAACTATTTGATTATTTCAATATTTTTAATGATTGTTCTCCCACAAAATCGACAACATTAAAAGATGTTGTTTTACAGTTGATTTATCAAAGAATTAAAAATCCAATAAGTGTTTTTAACACTTATAAGACAGCAAAAAAAGAAAAAATAGACACTCATTCAAAAAATTCATTTTATAGATCATTAGACTATATAGCAAAAAACAAAGATGAAATTTTAAGAAATTTAAATGCAAAAATTTGTGCAAATACCAATAGAAAAATTGATGTATTATGATTTGACGCAACAACTACTTATTTTGAAACATTTTCTCGTGAAGGTTATAAAAAACCTGGTTATTCAAAAGATGGAAAATTTAAAGAAGACCAGATTGTTATAGGTATGGCAACTGATGAAAATGGAATACCGTTACACTACAAAATATTTCCAGGAAATGTTGCTGATCCAAATACTTTAATACCATTTATGCTTGAAATTGCAGATATTTATGAAGTTAACAGTGTAACTATAATTGCTGACAAAGGAATGAGTGTTAATAGAAATATTAGATTTTTAGAATCTAAGAATTGAAAATACATAATCTCATACAGAATGAAAGCTGGAAGCAAACAATTTAAAGAGTATATATTAGATGAAAAAGATTATATAAATGATGGTGGTTTGATATACAAAACTCGTGATATTGCATCTTCATACAATAAAAAAAGAATTAATGGACATTTTAGAAGACAAATAATTAGTTTTAGTCAAAAACGAGCAACTAAAGACAAAAACGATAGAGGCATTTTAATTCAAAATTTCACTAAGAAAATGAATAAAGATAATCTTGTTTCTTGTGATGATTTAGCGGGATCTAAAAAATATAGATTCTTTAAACCTATAAACAAAGGTGCATTTTATGAACTTGACATAGAAAAAATACAAGAAGATCAAAAATATGATGGATACTATGTTTATGAAACAAATAGAACAGATTTATCAGTAAAAGAAGTTATTAATTTATATTCAAAACAATGACAAATTGAGTCTAATTTCAAGACATTAAAAGGTAAATTATCTCTTCGTCCAATGTATTTATCAACTTGAAACCATATTGTTGGTTACATTTGTTTATGTTTCATTTCATTAGTGTTTTTAAACTACATCATCTACATTCTAAATTCAAAATTAGGACTGACTGGAAAAAGCAAAATCACTGAGCATAAAGTGATTAATGTTATCAAAGAAGTTAAAGAAATTGAAGTATTTGTAAATAAACAAAAAATCGAAACTATACAAGTGTATAATGATGAGTTACAAGAAAGTTGGCAAACTTATCAAATATTATTAGAGCTTTTAACAAAAGAAAAAGTCACTTAG
- a CDS encoding PTS transporter subunit EIIC: protein MFKSSFKDKLKAFAANIMPTLSKLSKAFLLPIALLPIAGVFLGVGAAIAANTPEQSTLWFIGKVMGNMGDVCFGNLPVLFCISVALAYTKDSGVAAITAVVGFLVFNGVQAPLFIAPATKTNDKVFEYSLLWYKHVSNSLTGSNMGILSLNTGVLGGIFVGAIAAKCYNKFHQTQLPTAISFFSGTKLVPIITFVAVIPLSFIFMMAWPVIGLGLNKFGQVSGTLPYGTDSLIFEIVERSLVPFGLHHVFYAPLWWTSAGGSIAEGFNTLNTQSEEVKKAFVDSYNKLHGTNHNNLKAIIDIVKAKDALWGAVGDQIISQRVIGHLNILNFTDVEKLGINLGRFQSGKFGFMLLGLPSAALAMWLAAPKENRQQVFGIYFSAAFTCFLTGITEPIEYTFLFVAPWLFYGVHMPLASIAFWATGALQTHITQTVSGGIIDYIVFGIIPFISGAMKPISAFGVLGVAVVLAPIYFCAFYFLIKLFNVKTPGRDGNAEAKLYTKADFKASKGLNVDGSKMSSSADDKEQARLAKAAAIIEYLGGEENIVDVDSCASRLRLTVVDAKKADIDGIKSLGGTTGALVKGNNIQIVYGGEQEAIKPRMQKLLEQQRHEKMMSHSEMKSEEMKSENMGMTCESNQACDKKDEACSCEKDCMCEEPNKVEEQPVSEMKVEKTKSN, encoded by the coding sequence ATGTTCAAGAGTAGTTTTAAAGATAAATTAAAGGCATTTGCTGCTAATATTATGCCTACTTTATCTAAACTAAGTAAAGCATTCTTATTACCTATTGCTTTATTACCGATTGCTGGTGTGTTTTTAGGAGTTGGAGCTGCTATTGCTGCAAATACACCTGAACAATCTACTTTATGATTTATTGGTAAAGTTATGGGGAATATGGGGGATGTTTGTTTTGGTAACCTACCTGTATTATTCTGTATTTCTGTAGCTTTAGCATATACTAAAGATTCAGGAGTTGCAGCAATTACTGCTGTAGTTGGGTTCTTAGTATTTAACGGTGTTCAAGCTCCTTTATTTATTGCTCCTGCAACAAAAACCAATGATAAAGTTTTTGAATACAGTTTATTATGATACAAACACGTATCTAACTCATTAACAGGATCAAATATGGGGATCTTATCACTTAACACTGGAGTTTTAGGAGGAATCTTTGTTGGAGCAATTGCTGCTAAATGTTATAACAAATTCCACCAAACTCAATTACCAACTGCTATTAGTTTCTTTAGTGGAACAAAACTAGTTCCTATTATTACATTCGTAGCAGTTATTCCTTTATCATTTATTTTTATGATGGCTTGACCTGTTATTGGTTTAGGATTGAATAAATTTGGTCAAGTTTCAGGAACTTTACCTTATGGAACTGATTCATTAATTTTTGAAATTGTTGAGCGTTCATTAGTTCCATTTGGTCTACACCACGTGTTTTATGCTCCATTATGATGAACTAGTGCTGGAGGATCAATTGCTGAAGGGTTCAACACTTTAAATACTCAAAGCGAAGAAGTTAAAAAGGCATTCGTTGATTCATATAATAAACTACATGGTACAAATCATAATAATTTAAAAGCAATTATTGATATAGTTAAGGCAAAAGATGCATTATGAGGAGCTGTTGGGGATCAAATTATCTCGCAAAGAGTTATTGGTCACTTAAATATCCTAAACTTTACTGATGTTGAAAAATTAGGAATTAACTTAGGAAGATTCCAATCAGGTAAGTTTGGATTTATGTTATTAGGTTTACCATCAGCTGCTTTAGCTATGTGATTAGCGGCACCAAAAGAAAATAGACAACAAGTATTTGGAATTTATTTCTCAGCTGCGTTTACTTGTTTCTTAACAGGTATTACAGAACCTATTGAATATACATTCTTATTTGTTGCTCCATGATTATTCTATGGTGTTCATATGCCATTAGCATCAATTGCATTTTGAGCAACAGGAGCTTTACAAACTCACATTACTCAAACTGTTTCAGGTGGAATTATTGATTACATCGTATTTGGAATTATTCCATTTATCAGTGGAGCTATGAAACCAATATCAGCATTTGGTGTATTAGGAGTTGCTGTTGTATTAGCACCAATTTACTTCTGTGCATTCTACTTCTTAATCAAACTATTTAATGTTAAAACACCAGGTAGAGATGGAAATGCTGAAGCTAAATTATACACTAAAGCAGATTTCAAAGCTTCTAAAGGATTAAATGTTGATGGTTCAAAAATGAGTTCATCAGCAGATGATAAAGAACAAGCTAGACTAGCAAAAGCTGCAGCTATTATTGAATATCTAGGTGGAGAAGAAAACATTGTTGATGTTGATTCTTGTGCTTCAAGATTAAGATTAACTGTTGTTGATGCTAAAAAAGCTGATATTGATGGAATTAAATCTTTAGGTGGAACAACTGGAGCTTTAGTAAAAGGAAATAACATTCAAATTGTTTATGGTGGAGAACAAGAAGCTATTAAACCAAGAATGCAAAAACTTTTAGAACAACAAAGACACGAAAAAATGATGAGTCATTCAGAAATGAAATCTGAAGAAATGAAATCAGAAAACATGGGTATGACTTGTGAATCAAATCAAGCTTGTGATAAAAAAGATGAAGCTTGCAGTTGTGAAAAAGATTGCATGTGTGAAGAACCAAATAAAGTTGAAGAACAACCTGTAAGTGAAATGAAAGTTGAAAAAACCAAAAGCAACTAG
- a CDS encoding IS1634-like element IS1634 family transposase, giving the protein MSIGVPRPDNKGFVYRLGYGYLHELKQYHDDPLAIIKAIIANFPLSWTKEQARTKLDEIFKEKKETKKEVLERFKGYEVVEKLFDYFNIFNDCSPTKSTTLKDVVLQLIYQRIKNPISVFNTYKTAKKEKIDTHSKKSFYRSLDYIAKNKDKILRNLNAKICANTNRKIDVLWFDATTTYFETFSREGYKKPGYSKDGKFKEDQIVIGMATDENGIPLHYKIFPGNVADPNTLIPFMLEIADIYEVNSVTIIADKGMSVNRNIRFLESKNWKYIISYRMKAGSKQFKEYVLDEKDYINDGGLIYKTRDIASSYNKKRINGHFRRQIISFSQKRATKDKNNRDILIQNFTKKMNKDNLVSCDDLAGSKKYRFFKPINKGAFYELDIEKIQEDQKYDGYYVYETNRTDLSVKEVINLYSKQWQIESNFKTLKGKLSLRPMYLSTWNHIVGYICLCFISLVFLNYIIYILNSKLGLTGKSKITEHKVINVIKEVKEIEVFVNKQKIETIQVYNDELQESWQTYQILLELLTKEKVT; this is encoded by the coding sequence TTATCAATTGGAGTGCCAAGACCAGATAACAAAGGTTTTGTATATAGATTGGGATATGGATATTTGCATGAATTAAAACAATATCACGATGATCCGCTAGCAATTATCAAAGCAATTATTGCAAACTTTCCATTGTCTTGAACAAAAGAACAAGCAAGAACTAAATTAGATGAAATTTTTAAAGAGAAAAAAGAAACCAAAAAAGAAGTTTTAGAAAGGTTTAAAGGTTACGAAGTAGTTGAAAAACTATTTGATTATTTCAATATTTTTAATGATTGTTCTCCCACAAAATCGACAACATTAAAAGATGTTGTTTTACAGTTGATTTATCAAAGAATTAAAAATCCAATAAGTGTTTTTAACACTTATAAGACAGCAAAAAAAGAAAAAATAGACACTCATTCAAAAAAATCATTTTATAGATCATTAGACTATATAGCAAAAAACAAAGATAAAATTTTAAGAAATTTAAATGCAAAAATTTGTGCAAATACTAATAGAAAAATTGATGTATTATGATTTGACGCAACAACTACTTATTTTGAAACATTTTCTCGTGAAGGTTATAAAAAACCTGGTTATTCAAAAGATGGAAAATTTAAAGAAGACCAGATTGTTATAGGTATGGCAACTGATGAAAATGGAATACCGTTACACTACAAAATATTTCCAGGAAATGTTGCTGATCCAAATACTTTAATACCATTTATGCTTGAAATTGCAGATATTTATGAAGTTAACAGTGTAACTATAATTGCTGACAAAGGAATGAGTGTTAATAGAAATATTAGATTTTTAGAATCTAAGAATTGAAAATACATAATCTCATACAGAATGAAAGCTGGAAGCAAACAATTTAAAGAGTATGTATTAGATGAAAAAGATTATATAAATGATGGTGGTTTGATATACAAAACTCGTGATATTGCATCTTCATACAATAAAAAAAGAATTAATGGACATTTTAGAAGACAAATAATTAGTTTTAGTCAAAAACGAGCAACTAAAGACAAAAACAATAGAGACATTTTAATTCAAAATTTCACTAAGAAAATGAATAAAGATAATCTTGTTTCTTGTGATGATTTAGCGGGATCTAAAAAATATAGATTCTTTAAACCTATAAACAAAGGTGCATTTTATGAACTTGACATAGAAAAAATACAAGAAGATCAAAAATATGATGGATACTATGTTTATGAAACAAATAGAACAGATTTATCAGTAAAAGAAGTTATTAATTTATATTCAAAACAATGACAAATTGAGTCTAATTTCAAGACATTAAAGGGTAAATTATCTCTTCGTCCAATGTATTTATCAACTTGAAACCATATTGTTGGTTACATTTGTTTATGTTTCATTTCATTAGTGTTTTTAAACTACATCATCTACATTCTAAATTCAAAATTAGGACTGACTGGAAAAAGCAAAATCACTGAGCATAAAGTGATTAATGTTATCAAAGAAGTTAAAGAAATTGAAGTATTTGTAAATAAACAAAAAATCGAAACTATACAAGTGTATAATGATGAGTTACAAGAAAGTTGGCAAACTTATCAAATATTATTAGAGCTTTTAACAAAAGAAAAAGTCACTTAG
- a CDS encoding ROK family protein, with the protein MTNPKTKIIENLYFEISKILKTLNVDENDIMLVGITAPGFVDHNKGIVVMAPNIENGWFNYDLKTEAEFLFKKPVYVINDVNAAALGEYRKGSGLVYKSGLFYWLGTGIGGAIICDGKLISGSHGFAGEFGHGGSNNHNLKCNCGLNNCIEKVCSATTIPNSLLTILKNKYSEFYNKHFSNIKDLDMKLLFEIYNNLNKPIELKNSLLEIYDELFNHISLLIHALDPEVVVIGGGGSLAGNNLLELFQLGIKNKLTDSYKDIVDFKLALLKNDAGMIGAAFYALEQSLKTN; encoded by the coding sequence ATAACTAATCCAAAAACTAAGATTATAGAAAACTTATATTTTGAAATTTCAAAAATTTTAAAAACTTTAAATGTTGATGAAAATGACATTATGCTAGTTGGAATTACAGCTCCTGGGTTTGTTGATCATAATAAAGGAATTGTAGTTATGGCTCCAAATATTGAAAACGGATGATTTAATTATGATTTAAAAACTGAAGCTGAATTTTTATTTAAAAAGCCTGTGTATGTTATTAATGACGTTAATGCTGCTGCACTTGGTGAATATAGAAAAGGTTCAGGGTTAGTTTATAAATCAGGATTATTTTATTGATTAGGAACTGGAATTGGTGGAGCTATTATTTGTGATGGTAAATTAATTTCTGGATCACACGGATTTGCTGGTGAGTTTGGGCATGGAGGAAGTAATAATCACAATTTAAAATGTAATTGCGGATTAAATAACTGTATTGAAAAAGTATGTTCAGCAACAACTATACCAAATTCACTTTTAACAATTTTAAAAAATAAATATTCTGAATTCTATAATAAACATTTTTCAAATATTAAAGATCTAGATATGAAACTTTTATTTGAAATCTATAACAATCTAAACAAACCAATTGAGTTAAAAAATAGTTTATTAGAAATTTATGATGAATTGTTTAATCATATATCATTACTAATACATGCTTTAGATCCTGAAGTTGTTGTTATTGGTGGTGGTGGTTCATTAGCTGGAAATAATTTATTAGAATTATTTCAATTAGGAATTAAAAATAAATTAACAGATTCTTATAAAGATATAGTTGATTTTAAACTAGCTTTATTAAAAAATGATGCTGGTATGATTGGTGCCGCTTTTTATGCACTAGAGCAATCACTAAAAACAAATTAA
- the arcC gene encoding carbamate kinase, with protein MSKIVIAIGGNALGNSPTEQLEIVKKTAKSLVDFIVQGNDIVIVHGNGPQVGMINSAFDIANKNETKSPILDFPECGSMSQGYIGYHLQQAIDNELKQRNINKPTVALVTQTLVDKNDAAFLKPTKPIGSFLSETEAKKLAKENDWNIVEDAGRGWRRVIASPKPIDIIEKDAILQLVNNSFIVIAGGGGGIPVYLKDDKLVGIAAVIDKDFAAAKIAEIIDAESLIILTAIDKVMINYKKENQQALDQITLAQAQEYIDQNQFAPGSMLPKVQAVMSFVKKTNGKPAYIGSLEQADKVLQNLSGTKFVK; from the coding sequence ATGTCAAAAATCGTAATTGCAATTGGTGGAAATGCTTTAGGTAATTCACCAACTGAGCAATTAGAAATTGTGAAAAAAACAGCAAAATCTTTAGTAGATTTTATTGTTCAAGGTAATGATATTGTCATTGTTCATGGTAATGGACCCCAAGTTGGAATGATCAATAGTGCTTTTGATATTGCTAATAAAAATGAAACTAAATCTCCTATTTTAGATTTTCCTGAATGTGGCTCTATGAGTCAAGGATATATTGGATATCATCTACAACAAGCAATAGATAATGAATTAAAACAAAGAAATATTAATAAACCTACAGTTGCACTTGTAACTCAAACTTTAGTTGATAAAAATGATGCGGCATTTCTAAAACCAACTAAACCAATTGGATCATTTTTAAGTGAGACTGAAGCTAAAAAACTAGCTAAAGAAAATGATTGAAATATTGTTGAAGATGCAGGACGTGGTTGAAGAAGAGTAATTGCTTCACCAAAACCAATTGATATTATTGAAAAAGATGCAATATTACAATTAGTTAATAATTCGTTTATTGTGATTGCTGGAGGTGGTGGTGGAATTCCTGTTTATTTAAAAGATGATAAACTAGTAGGAATTGCTGCTGTTATTGATAAAGATTTTGCAGCAGCTAAAATTGCTGAAATAATTGATGCAGAAAGCTTAATTATTTTAACTGCAATTGATAAAGTAATGATTAATTATAAAAAAGAAAATCAACAAGCTTTAGATCAAATAACTTTAGCTCAAGCTCAAGAATATATTGATCAAAACCAATTTGCACCAGGTTCAATGCTTCCAAAAGTACAAGCTGTTATGTCATTTGTTAAAAAAACTAATGGTAAACCAGCTTATATTGGTTCACTAGAACAAGCTGATAAAGTTTTACAAAATCTAAGTGGAACTAAATTTGTTAAATAA
- a CDS encoding membrane arginine transporter: MFIFFIPLSFLIASTSGFATAVFPLLGGVVIKNNIDILASGSITTFSFASGLVNLITPTSGIVMCSIAVARMDYAKFIKSMAPYMLILTTSSLALLLIGAAIRKTIV; the protein is encoded by the coding sequence ATGTTCATTTTCTTTATACCATTATCATTTTTAATAGCATCAACTTCAGGATTTGCAACTGCTGTATTTCCTTTATTAGGTGGAGTAGTTATTAAAAATAATATAGATATATTAGCTTCTGGATCTATTACAACATTCTCATTTGCTTCTGGATTAGTTAATTTAATAACTCCAACTTCAGGAATAGTTATGTGTTCAATAGCAGTTGCTAGAATGGATTATGCTAAATTTATAAAATCAATGGCTCCTTATATGTTAATTCTTACAACTAGTTCACTAGCTTTATTACTAATTGGAGCAGCTATTAGAAAAACAATTGTTTAA
- the mgtA gene encoding magnesium-translocating P-type ATPase produces MFLFKKRKFSPKKITRHKKKTHFANERFIKQVSNLEQNEVLEIMQLQHFGLTNEQYESRLKKYGTNELKKKRFNLIAEFLHAFFGPFNIVLLLISLYNFISYATNGFYQDTSSSDSKFELVGALIILVMVLASGLASFIQSLRSHLVTKKISSIVKSTTNIIRHKNDEDVEDYLKITKRNQLDLIRLGEEIDVKQLVPGDLIYLSSGDMLPADVRIIQSTDLFINQSSLTGESIPVEKHANNKKNTNNILDLENICYTGTSVVSGSALAVVLATANDTYFSTISKAILEKRPDSSFTKGIKQVTRMLLIFMLAMVPTVYLAKSIIGTISSGGSFDSIKDNPWFQAIFFAVAVAVGLTPEMLPMIVTTNLANGASKMSKQKVVVKQLEAIQSLGAIDVLCTDKTGTLTNDKIELVDYLRVDKKADPLLLKYLYINSYYQTGLKNPMDKAIVDYVNKHNHNFSIQDITKIDEIPFDFNRRKLTIIFDDENEKRFMVTKGSVEEILNSCTRVIQDDKVVNLTDTFKRQIIAYYETINQQGKRLLGVAYKKIRDNQAKFSPKDEESLIFMGFASFLDTPKPSTKQTIRLLKKYGVDLKILTGDSEPITRAICKMVNLDIKGLVTGEEIDAASEYELKKIVEDNNIFVKLNPLQKVKIIQVLKQNNHVVGYMGDGINDAPVLRQSDVAISVNNATEIAKDASDIILLEKSLLVLEKGIIQGRTIFGNILKYIKITTASNFGNALSVLIGTVWLPFSPMAPAQILLQNLIYDFSQFGVALDRVDATFLTSPQRWQSKDLLPFTTINGTISTFFDLITFAIAGYYFGYINSYNSAIAQNDSLLAAQSLARFHACWFIIGLLSQTFVFQILRTEQLPVIQSRSTWPVYVIGALATIMAFSIVYISQIGSLVQLQSPGLIYIPISIAIIFSYCLTAQLTKVGYKKVFKKWL; encoded by the coding sequence ATGTTTTTATTTAAAAAGAGAAAGTTTTCTCCTAAAAAAATAACAAGACACAAAAAAAAGACTCATTTTGCAAATGAAAGATTCATAAAACAAGTTAGTAATTTAGAACAAAACGAAGTATTAGAAATAATGCAATTACAACATTTTGGTTTAACTAATGAACAATATGAATCAAGATTAAAAAAATATGGTACTAATGAATTAAAAAAGAAAAGATTCAATTTAATAGCTGAATTTTTGCACGCTTTTTTTGGACCATTTAATATTGTTCTATTACTAATTTCTTTATACAATTTTATTTCATATGCAACAAATGGGTTTTATCAAGATACAAGTTCAAGTGATTCTAAATTTGAATTAGTTGGAGCATTAATTATTTTAGTAATGGTTTTAGCTAGTGGGTTAGCTTCATTTATTCAATCTTTAAGATCTCATTTAGTTACTAAAAAAATTAGTTCTATTGTTAAAAGTACTACTAATATTATTAGACATAAAAATGATGAAGATGTTGAAGATTATTTAAAAATTACTAAAAGAAATCAATTAGATTTAATTAGACTTGGTGAAGAAATTGATGTTAAACAATTAGTTCCAGGTGATTTAATTTATTTATCAAGTGGTGATATGTTACCAGCTGATGTTAGAATCATTCAATCAACTGATTTATTTATTAATCAATCATCTTTAACTGGAGAATCAATACCAGTTGAAAAACATGCAAATAATAAAAAAAATACAAATAATATTTTAGATTTAGAAAATATTTGCTATACAGGAACTAGTGTGGTTTCTGGTAGTGCTTTAGCTGTAGTTTTAGCAACTGCAAATGACACTTACTTTTCAACTATTAGTAAAGCCATTTTAGAAAAGCGTCCTGATTCAAGTTTTACTAAAGGAATTAAACAAGTAACAAGAATGTTATTAATTTTTATGCTTGCAATGGTTCCAACTGTTTATTTAGCAAAATCAATAATTGGAACTATTTCAAGTGGTGGAAGTTTTGATAGTATTAAAGATAATCCTTGATTTCAAGCAATCTTTTTTGCTGTAGCTGTTGCAGTTGGATTAACTCCTGAAATGTTACCAATGATAGTAACTACTAATTTAGCAAATGGAGCTTCTAAAATGTCAAAACAAAAAGTTGTAGTAAAACAATTAGAAGCAATTCAGTCACTTGGGGCTATTGATGTTTTATGTACTGATAAAACTGGTACATTAACAAATGATAAAATAGAACTTGTTGACTATTTAAGAGTTGATAAAAAAGCCGACCCTTTATTATTAAAATATTTATATATTAATAGTTATTATCAAACTGGGTTAAAAAATCCAATGGATAAAGCAATTGTTGATTATGTTAACAAACACAATCATAACTTTTCTATTCAAGATATTACTAAAATTGATGAAATACCTTTTGATTTTAATAGAAGAAAACTAACTATTATTTTTGATGATGAAAACGAAAAACGTTTTATGGTTACAAAAGGTAGTGTTGAAGAAATTTTAAATTCTTGTACAAGAGTTATTCAAGATGACAAAGTCGTTAATTTAACTGATACTTTTAAAAGACAAATTATTGCTTATTATGAAACTATTAATCAACAAGGTAAACGTCTATTAGGTGTTGCTTATAAAAAAATTAGAGATAATCAAGCTAAATTTAGTCCAAAAGATGAAGAATCATTAATCTTTATGGGATTTGCATCATTTTTAGATACACCAAAACCATCAACAAAACAAACTATTAGGTTATTAAAAAAATATGGTGTTGATTTAAAAATTTTAACTGGAGATAGTGAACCTATAACTAGAGCTATTTGTAAAATGGTTAATTTAGATATTAAAGGCTTAGTAACTGGTGAAGAAATTGATGCTGCTAGTGAATATGAATTAAAAAAAATTGTTGAAGATAATAATATTTTTGTTAAGTTAAATCCATTACAAAAAGTAAAAATTATTCAAGTTTTAAAACAAAATAATCACGTAGTTGGTTATATGGGAGATGGTATTAATGATGCTCCTGTATTAAGACAATCTGATGTTGCTATTTCAGTTAATAATGCAACAGAAATTGCAAAAGACGCTAGTGATATTATTTTATTAGAAAAATCATTATTAGTTTTAGAAAAAGGAATTATCCAAGGAAGAACTATTTTTGGAAATATTTTAAAATATATTAAGATTACAACTGCTTCTAATTTTGGTAATGCTTTATCAGTTTTAATTGGAACAGTTTGATTGCCATTTTCACCAATGGCACCAGCTCAAATTTTATTACAAAACTTAATTTATGACTTTTCACAATTTGGAGTAGCACTAGATAGAGTTGATGCTACGTTTTTAACATCTCCTCAGCGATGGCAATCAAAAGACCTCTTACCATTTACAACAATTAATGGAACAATAAGTACATTTTTTGATTTAATAACATTTGCAATTGCGGGTTATTATTTTGGTTATATTAATAGTTATAATAGTGCAATAGCTCAAAATGATAGTTTATTAGCAGCTCAATCACTAGCTAGATTCCATGCTTGTTGATTTATTATTGGATTATTATCTCAAACATTTGTTTTCCAAATATTACGTACTGAACAACTACCAGTAATTCAATCTCGTTCAACTTGACCAGTTTATGTAATTGGAGCACTAGCTACAATAATGGCGTTTTCTATTGTTTATATAAGTCAAATTGGAAGCTTAGTTCAACTACAAAGCCCTGGTTTAATTTATATTCCAATATCTATTGCTATTATATTTAGTTATTGTTTAACAGCTCAATTAACTAAAGTAGGTTATAAAAAAGTCTTTAAAAAATGATTATAA